The Cryptomeria japonica chromosome 6, Sugi_1.0, whole genome shotgun sequence genomic interval AATTAATTTCTCTTTCTCTGTTATCTTCTCTCTTTAGCGGAAGAAGGTAGAGGAGGGAGGAGAGCAATTGTTGAACCCTAAAATTTAGGGTTGCGGCATGGGCAAGACATTGTGTGTGACAGGCGCAGCAGGTTACATCGGTTCATGGCTGGTCAAGTGCCTCCTCCAAAGCGGCCACACCGTCCATGCCACACTCAGAGATCCAGGTATTTCATTATACTCTGCTCTTCAATTACAAAAGCAAAAATGATTTTCTCTGCCGTTTGGTGTTTTTATGGATATTGCTGAATTGGAGCTCCGGAAGCGATCCTTCTacctaaattttgaaaaaaaaattaactcaTATTTGTAAACAGAAAATGCAGCAAAGGCTGGTCACCTGCTTTCCCTCCCTGGAGCTAAGGAAAGGCTTAGGCTTTTCATGGCTGATTTGAGCGAAGATGGGAGCTTCGATGCAGCCATCAGCGGCTGTGAAGGGGTCTTCCACCTTGCAATGCCCCTTCTCTTCCATTCACAAAACCCAGAGGTTGTTTTTGGTTTGGGTTTTACAAAATGAGTAATATCTCTTTTCGTTTCCTTTTTGGTCTTCTAACTTTTTCTAAATACATAGAACCAAAATCACATTTCAGACAACCCCAAAGAATTAGGGATTGCAAAAGAATAGGTGTATACAGATAAAATCAGATCAGCAAGTATGTCTACCATCAAGTCTTTTGGTTTGAGCTTTATTATTTATTAGGTTTTTAAACTCCAATTGTTGATTTCAAGGTGGATTTTTCGCCTGCAGCTACGCTTTCAGAAGTTTCTGTGAATGCTATTTTGCattcttctttatttttttattattattttttttgctaATGACCGGAGAACAAAAGGGGCATCCTCTTCTGCCATTTCACCATCTTTTAGGGCAAGTGCTAAACTTTCAAGCATCGGCTTCAGCTTCCTCTTCAAAATTTTCACTTCATCAAACACCTGAGCCCACAGAAGCACCTAATTTTTCCTTTGCCTCTTCTGTCATCAACCAAAAAGTAAGTGAAAAAAAAGAGTGCAGAAATTAGATTTAAAGAGAACATTGTCTTTCGCCATTTGACTATCTTCTGGAGCAGTTTCAATCATTCAGCTTCAGCATCATCTTCCACCCAGAAATTAGATTGaaaacttgaaaaagaaaaattatattttaaaaaattattcaattgCGCCAAACATTTACCTTCAGCATCAGCGCTCGCTCATTATGTCTTGTCATCTAGTAGTATCTCCTTTTCCAGAACTTTACCTCTTCACACAAACCCACAAAAGAACCTAACTTCTTCATAAGATTTACAGTCAGGGATAGAACAGAAAAGGGTTTGGAAGAAAATGGCTCTTTAACATAAGCGTTCATATATTCTTTCGCTGGTTACTTTCATTTGAATGGTATATGTTCATAATTGTATCTCTGTTTTTTAGAATTGTATTGATTTTGTTTCATTTGGATCACTATAGCTTGGAGTTGAATGTTGGTTATATCAATATGTTTAGGAGGAGATATTCGAGCCTGCAATCAGAGGCACACTCAATGTATTGAAGGCCTGCGTTAAGGCCAAGAGTGTGAGGAGAGTGGTGTACACGTCATCCATAAGCACAGTCTCGGCCATTGGAGAGGATGGGAAGCGTATACAGACTGTCGATGAAACATTTTGGGTGTCAGTCGATCATGTCAAAGCACAAAAACCAAACGGCTGGGTAAGTGAACCAGAAACTTCTTTTATTGTATTCTCCATTTGACTTTTTTAAACTGTATATCCTCCACTAAACTTTTTCTAAATTGTATTCTCTacttaactttttaaacttatttTAGTTGCATTCTCCACTAAACTTTTATTGGTTTCAGTGAATACTATTTCCCAAAACAAAGTACAATTGAGTATCCTCTTAACTATAAAggaccaaaaataattttttttccttaaaGTAAGAATTTATAAAAATGAGGAGATTTACATGGTATCATttagtttcatattttaatttattaggcttaatcttttttttttcaaatatattaaaattgataaaaaaaaattctcaatagaaaaaataaaaacttTATAATCAAAAGAGTTTCACTACAATGAAACATAGTATTTTGTATGCAAAGAATTGTTTGATTTATTTATCTTGATTTTTTCCTTAATAATAAGAagaatttataaataataaatatgatGAGACCTTTGAGACATTAAAAGAcatgatttgttttgatttattttttctttagtttttattttaaaaatttcctTTTAGATATGTTAAAGTCATTCTATATCTATTATTTTTCATTATACTTTTAGAGTCTTATGAACATATTTTAATGC includes:
- the LOC131056628 gene encoding putative anthocyanidin reductase isoform X3, yielding MGKTLCVTGAAGYIGSWLVKCLLQSGHTVHATLRDPENAAKAGHLLSLPGAKERLRLFMADLSEDGSFDAAISGCEGVFHLAMPLLFHSQNPEEEIFEPAIRGTLNVLKACVKAKSVRRVVYTSSISTVSAIGEDGKRIQTVDETFWVSVDHVKAQKPNGWMYIVAKTLAEKEALKFAREHNIDMVTIIPVTVAGKFLTSTVPSSVRVLMSPVTGDTEYYELAKAVELRLGCLALAHIEDICNAHMFLMDHQQQIAGERYICCAHSCSISNLRCLLSRHPDLKENSRE